A DNA window from Hordeum vulgare subsp. vulgare chromosome 1H, MorexV3_pseudomolecules_assembly, whole genome shotgun sequence contains the following coding sequences:
- the LOC123404793 gene encoding small polypeptide ROTUNDIFOLIA LIKE 2-like gives MKVGRQMKQMGKLNKALKEQRAKLYIIHRCVVMLLRWSD, from the coding sequence ATGAAGGTTGGGAGGCAGATGAAGCAGATGGGGAAGCTGAACAAGGCGCTCAAGGAGCAGAGGGCCAAGCTCTACATCATCCATCGCTGCGTCGTCATGCTCCTCCGCTGGAGTGATTGA